One Panicum virgatum strain AP13 chromosome 9K, P.virgatum_v5, whole genome shotgun sequence genomic region harbors:
- the LOC120652138 gene encoding protein WEAK CHLOROPLAST MOVEMENT UNDER BLUE LIGHT-like 1 isoform X1: MEVLDSNGHSETRIQDAENPGPVSVNSPDMSPEIQEKLPHNLAERQEELGSPADHTMSSSLEMLSHIGPAHDSSKKEGDHPPLTNKTEVKNISDNGFTRVNTMPTAEVKSKKGKTNYHENNAVTQDNIVNSGKGSEGSYRSLVDTTAPFESVKEAVTKFGGIVDWKAYRAQSLERRRVMQLELEKVQQEIPQFKEDWETAEVAKSNVMEDLDRTNRLIEELKHKLERAQLEVDQAKQDSELALLRAQEVEQGIDDEASVIAQTQLTVAKERHEKAVEELKLLKEELISTHEQYAVLATERDVAIKRAKEVVSAAKDTEKQVEELTLELIASKESLELAHASHHEAEEHRLGAALAKEHDCLAWEKELQQAQEELEQLNKQIMSKTTVEAEIDENERKMLSLKSELAAYMGNKLNEEAGMVQEQASDEAKEISRSIKQALVSKRKELDEYGEKLENAKNEADLIRVIAESLRSELDREKASLATLQQSEGMASITVSSLEAELERTKQRIEMVHKKEEETRKKMAELPRMLQQAAQEADDAKMAAHLAQEELRKAKEEAEQTKAAATTADIRLCAVLKEIEASKASERLAIVAAQAMQESEETGNFGDSPRGVTLPINEYHALSKRVHEAEEVANERVAAALTQIELAKESESRSLEKLGEALKVIHEKKSDLQIALDRAEKANEGKLGAEQELRRWRAEHVQRRKAYEATKHADSPVSTPPRTKHAHSPVSTPPRTKHAHSPVSTSPRTFVEHKGSYQVEDEILADPKLHKSTGSVDQFVSDEKIRKKKSFFPQMSTLLSRKTQTQT, encoded by the exons ATGGAAGTTCTTGATAGTAATGGTCACAGCGAAACAAGAATACAGGATGCTGAAAATCCAGGGCCAGTTTCTGTTAACAGTCCAGATATGTCCCCGGAAATCCAAGAAAAGTTACCTCACAATTTGGCAGAGCGCCAAGAAGAATTGGGGTCCCCTGCAGACCACACTATGAGCTCGTCATTGGAAATGCTATCCCACATAGGACCAGCTCATGATTCATCAAAGAAGGAGGGAGATCATCCTCCTTTAACAAATAAGACTGAAGTGAAAAACATATCTGACAATGGTTTTACCAGAGTAAATACAATGCCAACAGCTGAAGTTAAATCTAAAAAAGGCAAAACGAATTATCACGAGAACAATGCCGTCACACAAGACAATATAGTAAACTCAGGAAAGGGATCTGAAGGCTCATACAGAAGTCTTGTTGACACTACTGCACCGTTTGAGTCTGTTAAAGAAGCTGTCACCAAATTTGGAGGAATTGTTGATTGGAAAGCCTACAGGGCTCAATCATTAGAG AGACGCAGGGTCATGCAACTTGAACTTGAAAAGGTTCAACAGGAGATTCCACAATTCAAAGAAGACTGGGAAACTGCTGAGGTGGCCAAATCAAACGTGATGGAGGACCTAGACAGAACTAACAGACTTATCGAGGAGCTGAAGCATAAGCTGGAGAGGGCACAGCTTGAAGTGGACCAAGCAAAGCAAGATTCTGAACTGGCCCTGCTCAGGGCACAAGAGGTGGAGCAGGGGATTGATGATGAAGCTAGTGTAATAGCCCAAACACAGTTGACAGTTGCCAAAGAAAGACATGAAAAGGCTGTTGAGGAACTGAAATTGCTGAAAGAGGAGTTGATATCAACGCATGAACAATATGCTGTCTTAGCAACTGAAAGGGATGTAGCAATAAAAAGGGCTAAGGAAGTCGTTTCTGCTGCGAAGGATACTGAGAAGCAAGTAGAGGAACTCACTTTAGAACTTATTGCATCCAAAGAGTCTCTTGAGTTAGCTCATGCTTCGCACCACGAAGCTGAAGAGCATAGACTTGGAGCAGCTTTGGCGAAAGAGCATGATTGCCTAGCTTGGGAGAAAGAGCTGCAGCAGGCACAAGAGGAGCTGGAACAGCTCAACAAACAAATTATGTCCAAAACTACTGTGGAGGCCGAAATTGATGAAAATGAGCGCAAAATGCTTAGCCTCAAAAGTGAGCTAGCTGCCTACATGGGTAACAAATTGAACGAAGAAGCTGGAATGGTCCAGGAGCAAGCTTCGGACGAAGCAAAAGAAATTAGTAGGTCAATCAAGCAAGCTCTGGTTTCAAAAAGAAAGGAGCTTGATGAATACGGAGAGAAGTTAGAAAATGCAAAAAACGAAGCCGACTTAATAAGAGTTATTGCAGAATCCCTCAGATCAGAGCTTGATAGGGAGAAAGCTTCACTTGCTACATTGCAGCAGAGTGAGGGCATGGCATCCATCACAGTTTCTTCTCTAGAAGCTGAGCTCGAGAGAACAAAACAACGGATAGAAATGGTAcacaagaaagaagaagaaactcGGAAAAAAATGGCGGAGCTTCCGAGGATGTTGCAGCAAGCTGCCCAGGAGGCAGATGATGCCAAGATGGCAGCACATTTGGCACAAGAAGAACTGAGAAAGGCCAAGGAAGAAGCTGAACAAACCAAGGCTGCTGCGACAACTGCAGATATCAGGTTATGTGCAGTTTTGAAAGAAATAGAGGCGTCGAAAGCATCTGAGAGGCTAGCGATAGTGGCAGCTCAAGCAATGCAGGAGAGTGAGGAGACAGGGAATTTTGGTGATTCTCCTAGAGGAGTAACACTTCCTATAAATGAATATCATGCTCTGAGCAAGAGGGTTCATGAAGCTGAAGAGGTTGCAAATGAGAGGGTAGCAGCAGCTTTGACACAAATAGAGTTGGCAAAAGAGTCTGAATCAAGGAGCCTAGAGAAGCTAGGTGAAGCATTGAAGGTGATTCATGAAAAGAAGAGTGATCTTCAAATTGCGTTGGACAGGGCTGAGAAGGCAAATGAAGGGAAACTTGGCGCTGAGCAGGAGCTGAGAAGATGGAGAGCTGAACATGTGCAACGTCGGAAAGCCTATGAAGCTACAAAACATGCAGATAGTCCTGTGAGCACTCCACCGaggacaaaacatgcacatAGTCCTGTGAGCACTCCACCGaggacaaaacatgcacatAGTCCTGTGAGCACTTCACCGAGGACGTTCGTCGAGCACAAGGGCTCTTACCAGGTGGAAGATGAAATTCTTGCAGATCCAAAGTTGCACAAGTCAACTGGTAGTGTGGATCAATTTGTTTCGGATGAGAAGATACGGAAAAAGAAGTCGTTCTTCCCTCAGATGTCCACACTTTTATCTAGAAAGACACAGACACAAACATAA
- the LOC120652138 gene encoding protein WEAK CHLOROPLAST MOVEMENT UNDER BLUE LIGHT-like 1 isoform X2 yields MEVLDSNGHSETRIQDAENPGPVSVNSPDMSPEIQEKLPHNLAERQEELGSPADHTMSSSLEMLSHIGPAHDSSKKEGDHPPLTNKTEVKNISDNGFTRVNTMPTAEVKSKKGKTNYHENNAVTQDNIVNSGKGSEGSYRSLVDTTAPFESVKEAVTKFGGIVDWKAYRAQSLERRRVMQLELEKVQQEIPQFKEDWETAEVAKSNVMEDLDRTNRLIEELKHKLERAQLEVDQAKQDSELALLRAQEVEQGIDDEASVIAQTQLTVAKERHEKAVEELKLLKEELISTHEQYAVLATERDVAIKRAKEVVSAAKDTEKQVEELTLELIASKESLELAHASHHEAEEHRLGAALAKEHDCLAWEKELQQAQEELEQLNKQIMSKTTVEAEIDENERKMLSLKSELAAYMGNKLNEEAGMVQEQASDEAKEISRSIKQALVSKRKELDEYGEKLENAKNEADLIRVIAESLRSELDREKASLATLQQSEGMASITVSSLEAELERTKQRIEMVHKKEEETRKKMAELPRMLQQAAQEADDAKMAAHLAQEELRKAKEEAEQTKAAATTADIRLCAVLKEIEASKASERLAIVAAQAMQESEETGNFGDSPRGVTLPINEYHALSKRVHEAEEVANERVAAALTQIELAKESESRSLEKLGEALKVIHEKKSDLQIALDRAEKANEGKLGAEQELRRWRAEHVQRRKAYEATKHADSPVSTPPRTKHAHSPVSTPPRTFVEHKGSYQVEDEILADPKLHKSTGSVDQFVSDEKIRKKKSFFPQMSTLLSRKTQTQT; encoded by the exons ATGGAAGTTCTTGATAGTAATGGTCACAGCGAAACAAGAATACAGGATGCTGAAAATCCAGGGCCAGTTTCTGTTAACAGTCCAGATATGTCCCCGGAAATCCAAGAAAAGTTACCTCACAATTTGGCAGAGCGCCAAGAAGAATTGGGGTCCCCTGCAGACCACACTATGAGCTCGTCATTGGAAATGCTATCCCACATAGGACCAGCTCATGATTCATCAAAGAAGGAGGGAGATCATCCTCCTTTAACAAATAAGACTGAAGTGAAAAACATATCTGACAATGGTTTTACCAGAGTAAATACAATGCCAACAGCTGAAGTTAAATCTAAAAAAGGCAAAACGAATTATCACGAGAACAATGCCGTCACACAAGACAATATAGTAAACTCAGGAAAGGGATCTGAAGGCTCATACAGAAGTCTTGTTGACACTACTGCACCGTTTGAGTCTGTTAAAGAAGCTGTCACCAAATTTGGAGGAATTGTTGATTGGAAAGCCTACAGGGCTCAATCATTAGAG AGACGCAGGGTCATGCAACTTGAACTTGAAAAGGTTCAACAGGAGATTCCACAATTCAAAGAAGACTGGGAAACTGCTGAGGTGGCCAAATCAAACGTGATGGAGGACCTAGACAGAACTAACAGACTTATCGAGGAGCTGAAGCATAAGCTGGAGAGGGCACAGCTTGAAGTGGACCAAGCAAAGCAAGATTCTGAACTGGCCCTGCTCAGGGCACAAGAGGTGGAGCAGGGGATTGATGATGAAGCTAGTGTAATAGCCCAAACACAGTTGACAGTTGCCAAAGAAAGACATGAAAAGGCTGTTGAGGAACTGAAATTGCTGAAAGAGGAGTTGATATCAACGCATGAACAATATGCTGTCTTAGCAACTGAAAGGGATGTAGCAATAAAAAGGGCTAAGGAAGTCGTTTCTGCTGCGAAGGATACTGAGAAGCAAGTAGAGGAACTCACTTTAGAACTTATTGCATCCAAAGAGTCTCTTGAGTTAGCTCATGCTTCGCACCACGAAGCTGAAGAGCATAGACTTGGAGCAGCTTTGGCGAAAGAGCATGATTGCCTAGCTTGGGAGAAAGAGCTGCAGCAGGCACAAGAGGAGCTGGAACAGCTCAACAAACAAATTATGTCCAAAACTACTGTGGAGGCCGAAATTGATGAAAATGAGCGCAAAATGCTTAGCCTCAAAAGTGAGCTAGCTGCCTACATGGGTAACAAATTGAACGAAGAAGCTGGAATGGTCCAGGAGCAAGCTTCGGACGAAGCAAAAGAAATTAGTAGGTCAATCAAGCAAGCTCTGGTTTCAAAAAGAAAGGAGCTTGATGAATACGGAGAGAAGTTAGAAAATGCAAAAAACGAAGCCGACTTAATAAGAGTTATTGCAGAATCCCTCAGATCAGAGCTTGATAGGGAGAAAGCTTCACTTGCTACATTGCAGCAGAGTGAGGGCATGGCATCCATCACAGTTTCTTCTCTAGAAGCTGAGCTCGAGAGAACAAAACAACGGATAGAAATGGTAcacaagaaagaagaagaaactcGGAAAAAAATGGCGGAGCTTCCGAGGATGTTGCAGCAAGCTGCCCAGGAGGCAGATGATGCCAAGATGGCAGCACATTTGGCACAAGAAGAACTGAGAAAGGCCAAGGAAGAAGCTGAACAAACCAAGGCTGCTGCGACAACTGCAGATATCAGGTTATGTGCAGTTTTGAAAGAAATAGAGGCGTCGAAAGCATCTGAGAGGCTAGCGATAGTGGCAGCTCAAGCAATGCAGGAGAGTGAGGAGACAGGGAATTTTGGTGATTCTCCTAGAGGAGTAACACTTCCTATAAATGAATATCATGCTCTGAGCAAGAGGGTTCATGAAGCTGAAGAGGTTGCAAATGAGAGGGTAGCAGCAGCTTTGACACAAATAGAGTTGGCAAAAGAGTCTGAATCAAGGAGCCTAGAGAAGCTAGGTGAAGCATTGAAGGTGATTCATGAAAAGAAGAGTGATCTTCAAATTGCGTTGGACAGGGCTGAGAAGGCAAATGAAGGGAAACTTGGCGCTGAGCAGGAGCTGAGAAGATGGAGAGCTGAACATGTGCAACGTCGGAAAGCCTATGAAGCTACAAAACATGCAGATAGTCCTGTGAGCACTCCACCGaggacaaaacatgcacatAGTCCTGTGAGCACTCCACCGag GACGTTCGTCGAGCACAAGGGCTCTTACCAGGTGGAAGATGAAATTCTTGCAGATCCAAAGTTGCACAAGTCAACTGGTAGTGTGGATCAATTTGTTTCGGATGAGAAGATACGGAAAAAGAAGTCGTTCTTCCCTCAGATGTCCACACTTTTATCTAGAAAGACACAGACACAAACATAA
- the LOC120652138 gene encoding protein WEAK CHLOROPLAST MOVEMENT UNDER BLUE LIGHT 1-like isoform X3 — protein sequence MEVLDSNGHSETRIQDAENPGPVSVNSPDMSPEIQEKLPHNLAERQEELGSPADHTMSSSLEMLSHIGPAHDSSKKEGDHPPLTNKTEVKNISDNGFTRVNTMPTAEVKSKKGKTNYHENNAVTQDNIVNSGKGSEGSYRSLVDTTAPFESVKEAVTKFGGIVDWKAYRAQSLERRRVMQLELEKVQQEIPQFKEDWETAEVAKSNVMEDLDRTNRLIEELKHKLERAQLEVDQAKQDSELALLRAQEVEQGIDDEASVIAQTQLTVAKERHEKAVEELKLLKEELISTHEQYAVLATERDVAIKRAKEVVSAAKDTEKQVEELTLELIASKESLELAHASHHEAEEHRLGAALAKEHDCLAWEKELQQAQEELEQLNKQIMSKTTVEAEIDENERKMLSLKSELAAYMGNKLNEEAGMVQEQASDEAKEISRSIKQALVSKRKELDEYGEKLENAKNEADLIRVIAESLRSELDREKASLATLQQSEGMASITVSSLEAELERTKQRIEMVHKKEEETRKKMAELPRMLQQAAQEADDAKMAAHLAQEELRKAKEEAEQTKAAATTADIRLCAVLKEIEASKASERLAIVAAQAMQESEETGNFGDSPRGVTLPINEYHALSKRVHEAEEVANERVAAALTQIELAKESESRSLEKLGEALKVIHEKKSDLQIALDRAEKANEGKLGAEQELRRWRAEHVQRRKAYEATKHADSPVSTPPRTFVEHKGSYQVEDEILADPKLHKSTGSVDQFVSDEKIRKKKSFFPQMSTLLSRKTQTQT from the exons ATGGAAGTTCTTGATAGTAATGGTCACAGCGAAACAAGAATACAGGATGCTGAAAATCCAGGGCCAGTTTCTGTTAACAGTCCAGATATGTCCCCGGAAATCCAAGAAAAGTTACCTCACAATTTGGCAGAGCGCCAAGAAGAATTGGGGTCCCCTGCAGACCACACTATGAGCTCGTCATTGGAAATGCTATCCCACATAGGACCAGCTCATGATTCATCAAAGAAGGAGGGAGATCATCCTCCTTTAACAAATAAGACTGAAGTGAAAAACATATCTGACAATGGTTTTACCAGAGTAAATACAATGCCAACAGCTGAAGTTAAATCTAAAAAAGGCAAAACGAATTATCACGAGAACAATGCCGTCACACAAGACAATATAGTAAACTCAGGAAAGGGATCTGAAGGCTCATACAGAAGTCTTGTTGACACTACTGCACCGTTTGAGTCTGTTAAAGAAGCTGTCACCAAATTTGGAGGAATTGTTGATTGGAAAGCCTACAGGGCTCAATCATTAGAG AGACGCAGGGTCATGCAACTTGAACTTGAAAAGGTTCAACAGGAGATTCCACAATTCAAAGAAGACTGGGAAACTGCTGAGGTGGCCAAATCAAACGTGATGGAGGACCTAGACAGAACTAACAGACTTATCGAGGAGCTGAAGCATAAGCTGGAGAGGGCACAGCTTGAAGTGGACCAAGCAAAGCAAGATTCTGAACTGGCCCTGCTCAGGGCACAAGAGGTGGAGCAGGGGATTGATGATGAAGCTAGTGTAATAGCCCAAACACAGTTGACAGTTGCCAAAGAAAGACATGAAAAGGCTGTTGAGGAACTGAAATTGCTGAAAGAGGAGTTGATATCAACGCATGAACAATATGCTGTCTTAGCAACTGAAAGGGATGTAGCAATAAAAAGGGCTAAGGAAGTCGTTTCTGCTGCGAAGGATACTGAGAAGCAAGTAGAGGAACTCACTTTAGAACTTATTGCATCCAAAGAGTCTCTTGAGTTAGCTCATGCTTCGCACCACGAAGCTGAAGAGCATAGACTTGGAGCAGCTTTGGCGAAAGAGCATGATTGCCTAGCTTGGGAGAAAGAGCTGCAGCAGGCACAAGAGGAGCTGGAACAGCTCAACAAACAAATTATGTCCAAAACTACTGTGGAGGCCGAAATTGATGAAAATGAGCGCAAAATGCTTAGCCTCAAAAGTGAGCTAGCTGCCTACATGGGTAACAAATTGAACGAAGAAGCTGGAATGGTCCAGGAGCAAGCTTCGGACGAAGCAAAAGAAATTAGTAGGTCAATCAAGCAAGCTCTGGTTTCAAAAAGAAAGGAGCTTGATGAATACGGAGAGAAGTTAGAAAATGCAAAAAACGAAGCCGACTTAATAAGAGTTATTGCAGAATCCCTCAGATCAGAGCTTGATAGGGAGAAAGCTTCACTTGCTACATTGCAGCAGAGTGAGGGCATGGCATCCATCACAGTTTCTTCTCTAGAAGCTGAGCTCGAGAGAACAAAACAACGGATAGAAATGGTAcacaagaaagaagaagaaactcGGAAAAAAATGGCGGAGCTTCCGAGGATGTTGCAGCAAGCTGCCCAGGAGGCAGATGATGCCAAGATGGCAGCACATTTGGCACAAGAAGAACTGAGAAAGGCCAAGGAAGAAGCTGAACAAACCAAGGCTGCTGCGACAACTGCAGATATCAGGTTATGTGCAGTTTTGAAAGAAATAGAGGCGTCGAAAGCATCTGAGAGGCTAGCGATAGTGGCAGCTCAAGCAATGCAGGAGAGTGAGGAGACAGGGAATTTTGGTGATTCTCCTAGAGGAGTAACACTTCCTATAAATGAATATCATGCTCTGAGCAAGAGGGTTCATGAAGCTGAAGAGGTTGCAAATGAGAGGGTAGCAGCAGCTTTGACACAAATAGAGTTGGCAAAAGAGTCTGAATCAAGGAGCCTAGAGAAGCTAGGTGAAGCATTGAAGGTGATTCATGAAAAGAAGAGTGATCTTCAAATTGCGTTGGACAGGGCTGAGAAGGCAAATGAAGGGAAACTTGGCGCTGAGCAGGAGCTGAGAAGATGGAGAGCTGAACATGTGCAACGTCGGAAAGCCTATGAAGCTACAAAACATGCAGATAGTCCTGTGAGCACTCCACCGag GACGTTCGTCGAGCACAAGGGCTCTTACCAGGTGGAAGATGAAATTCTTGCAGATCCAAAGTTGCACAAGTCAACTGGTAGTGTGGATCAATTTGTTTCGGATGAGAAGATACGGAAAAAGAAGTCGTTCTTCCCTCAGATGTCCACACTTTTATCTAGAAAGACACAGACACAAACATAA
- the LOC120652138 gene encoding protein WEAK CHLOROPLAST MOVEMENT UNDER BLUE LIGHT 1-like isoform X4: MSPEIQEKLPHNLAERQEELGSPADHTMSSSLEMLSHIGPAHDSSKKEGDHPPLTNKTEVKNISDNGFTRVNTMPTAEVKSKKGKTNYHENNAVTQDNIVNSGKGSEGSYRSLVDTTAPFESVKEAVTKFGGIVDWKAYRAQSLERRRVMQLELEKVQQEIPQFKEDWETAEVAKSNVMEDLDRTNRLIEELKHKLERAQLEVDQAKQDSELALLRAQEVEQGIDDEASVIAQTQLTVAKERHEKAVEELKLLKEELISTHEQYAVLATERDVAIKRAKEVVSAAKDTEKQVEELTLELIASKESLELAHASHHEAEEHRLGAALAKEHDCLAWEKELQQAQEELEQLNKQIMSKTTVEAEIDENERKMLSLKSELAAYMGNKLNEEAGMVQEQASDEAKEISRSIKQALVSKRKELDEYGEKLENAKNEADLIRVIAESLRSELDREKASLATLQQSEGMASITVSSLEAELERTKQRIEMVHKKEEETRKKMAELPRMLQQAAQEADDAKMAAHLAQEELRKAKEEAEQTKAAATTADIRLCAVLKEIEASKASERLAIVAAQAMQESEETGNFGDSPRGVTLPINEYHALSKRVHEAEEVANERVAAALTQIELAKESESRSLEKLGEALKVIHEKKSDLQIALDRAEKANEGKLGAEQELRRWRAEHVQRRKAYEATKHADSPVSTPPRTKHAHSPVSTPPRTKHAHSPVSTSPRTFVEHKGSYQVEDEILADPKLHKSTGSVDQFVSDEKIRKKKSFFPQMSTLLSRKTQTQT, encoded by the exons ATGTCCCCGGAAATCCAAGAAAAGTTACCTCACAATTTGGCAGAGCGCCAAGAAGAATTGGGGTCCCCTGCAGACCACACTATGAGCTCGTCATTGGAAATGCTATCCCACATAGGACCAGCTCATGATTCATCAAAGAAGGAGGGAGATCATCCTCCTTTAACAAATAAGACTGAAGTGAAAAACATATCTGACAATGGTTTTACCAGAGTAAATACAATGCCAACAGCTGAAGTTAAATCTAAAAAAGGCAAAACGAATTATCACGAGAACAATGCCGTCACACAAGACAATATAGTAAACTCAGGAAAGGGATCTGAAGGCTCATACAGAAGTCTTGTTGACACTACTGCACCGTTTGAGTCTGTTAAAGAAGCTGTCACCAAATTTGGAGGAATTGTTGATTGGAAAGCCTACAGGGCTCAATCATTAGAG AGACGCAGGGTCATGCAACTTGAACTTGAAAAGGTTCAACAGGAGATTCCACAATTCAAAGAAGACTGGGAAACTGCTGAGGTGGCCAAATCAAACGTGATGGAGGACCTAGACAGAACTAACAGACTTATCGAGGAGCTGAAGCATAAGCTGGAGAGGGCACAGCTTGAAGTGGACCAAGCAAAGCAAGATTCTGAACTGGCCCTGCTCAGGGCACAAGAGGTGGAGCAGGGGATTGATGATGAAGCTAGTGTAATAGCCCAAACACAGTTGACAGTTGCCAAAGAAAGACATGAAAAGGCTGTTGAGGAACTGAAATTGCTGAAAGAGGAGTTGATATCAACGCATGAACAATATGCTGTCTTAGCAACTGAAAGGGATGTAGCAATAAAAAGGGCTAAGGAAGTCGTTTCTGCTGCGAAGGATACTGAGAAGCAAGTAGAGGAACTCACTTTAGAACTTATTGCATCCAAAGAGTCTCTTGAGTTAGCTCATGCTTCGCACCACGAAGCTGAAGAGCATAGACTTGGAGCAGCTTTGGCGAAAGAGCATGATTGCCTAGCTTGGGAGAAAGAGCTGCAGCAGGCACAAGAGGAGCTGGAACAGCTCAACAAACAAATTATGTCCAAAACTACTGTGGAGGCCGAAATTGATGAAAATGAGCGCAAAATGCTTAGCCTCAAAAGTGAGCTAGCTGCCTACATGGGTAACAAATTGAACGAAGAAGCTGGAATGGTCCAGGAGCAAGCTTCGGACGAAGCAAAAGAAATTAGTAGGTCAATCAAGCAAGCTCTGGTTTCAAAAAGAAAGGAGCTTGATGAATACGGAGAGAAGTTAGAAAATGCAAAAAACGAAGCCGACTTAATAAGAGTTATTGCAGAATCCCTCAGATCAGAGCTTGATAGGGAGAAAGCTTCACTTGCTACATTGCAGCAGAGTGAGGGCATGGCATCCATCACAGTTTCTTCTCTAGAAGCTGAGCTCGAGAGAACAAAACAACGGATAGAAATGGTAcacaagaaagaagaagaaactcGGAAAAAAATGGCGGAGCTTCCGAGGATGTTGCAGCAAGCTGCCCAGGAGGCAGATGATGCCAAGATGGCAGCACATTTGGCACAAGAAGAACTGAGAAAGGCCAAGGAAGAAGCTGAACAAACCAAGGCTGCTGCGACAACTGCAGATATCAGGTTATGTGCAGTTTTGAAAGAAATAGAGGCGTCGAAAGCATCTGAGAGGCTAGCGATAGTGGCAGCTCAAGCAATGCAGGAGAGTGAGGAGACAGGGAATTTTGGTGATTCTCCTAGAGGAGTAACACTTCCTATAAATGAATATCATGCTCTGAGCAAGAGGGTTCATGAAGCTGAAGAGGTTGCAAATGAGAGGGTAGCAGCAGCTTTGACACAAATAGAGTTGGCAAAAGAGTCTGAATCAAGGAGCCTAGAGAAGCTAGGTGAAGCATTGAAGGTGATTCATGAAAAGAAGAGTGATCTTCAAATTGCGTTGGACAGGGCTGAGAAGGCAAATGAAGGGAAACTTGGCGCTGAGCAGGAGCTGAGAAGATGGAGAGCTGAACATGTGCAACGTCGGAAAGCCTATGAAGCTACAAAACATGCAGATAGTCCTGTGAGCACTCCACCGaggacaaaacatgcacatAGTCCTGTGAGCACTCCACCGaggacaaaacatgcacatAGTCCTGTGAGCACTTCACCGAGGACGTTCGTCGAGCACAAGGGCTCTTACCAGGTGGAAGATGAAATTCTTGCAGATCCAAAGTTGCACAAGTCAACTGGTAGTGTGGATCAATTTGTTTCGGATGAGAAGATACGGAAAAAGAAGTCGTTCTTCCCTCAGATGTCCACACTTTTATCTAGAAAGACACAGACACAAACATAA
- the LOC120652140 gene encoding probable protein phosphatase 2C 12, giving the protein MEVHADVDGSGVPLAVLLKRELFNQKVEKPDILFGEAHKSKKGEDFTLLMAKCHRSPGEGAGAGGGQNAGDDDTISVFAIFDGHNGSAAAIYTRENLTNNVLAAIPPNLTREEWTAALPRALVAGFVKTDKDFQTKAARSGTTVTFVIIDGWVVTVASVGDSRCILESAEGTVYFLSADHRLDANEEEVERVTASGGEVGRINIAGGAGIGPLRCWPGGLCLSRSIGDTDVGEFIVPVPHVKQVKLSNAGGRLVIASDGVWDALRFQEALNYTRGLPAEAAANRIVKEAVTSKGLRDDTTCIVVDILPPEKLSPPLKRHGKGGIKALFRQRPSDEMSEDQMDRGCLEPDVVEEIYEEGSAMLAQRLNMNYPAGNMFKLHDCAVCQLEMKPGEGISVHGTMPKHSRVDPWGGPFLCSSCQVKKEAMEGKLHSRNSQSAVKSVPK; this is encoded by the exons ATGGAGGTGCACGCCGACGTAGATGGGTCCGGCGTGCCCCTGGCCGTGCTCCTCAAGCGGGAGCTGTTCAACCAGAAGGTGGAGAAGCCGGACATCCTCTTCGGGGAGGCCCACAAGAGCAAGAAAGGGGAGGACTTCACGCTCCTCATGGCCAAGTGCCACCGCAGCCCGGgcgagggcgccggcgccggcggtggccagaatgccggcgacgacgacaccATCTCCGTGTTTGCG ATTTTTGATGGACACAATGGATCTGCGGCTGCCATATACACCCGGGAGAATCTAACAAACAATGTGCTGGCTGCTATTCCTCCAAATCTCACAAGAGAGGAGTGGACAGCTGCATTGCCAAGGGCACTGGTTGCTGGTTTTGTAAAAACAGATAAAGACTTCCAGACAAAAG CTGCACGTTCAGGGACCACTGTGACTTTTGTTATAATAGACGGATGGGTTGTCACTGTAGCATCAGTTGGTGATTCACGCTGTATTCTAGAGTCTGCTGAAGGCACGGTATATTTTTTATCAGCAGATCACCGGCTGGATGCTAATGAAGAGGA GGTGGAGCGTGTAACAGCAAGTGGTGGTGAAGTTGGGAGAATAAACATTGCTGGGGGTGCTGGG ATCGGCCCACTCAGATGCTGGCCGGGCGGATTGTGCCTATCAAGGTCAATTGGTGATACCGACGTTGGGGAATTTATAGTCCCTGTCCCACATGTGAAGCAAGTAAAG TTGTCCAATGCTGGAGGGCGGCTTGTCATTGCTAGTGATGGTGTCTGGGATGCACTGCGCTTTCAAGAAGCTCTGAACTACACCAGGGGTCTGCCAGCTGAAGCTGCTGCTAATCGAATTGTTAAG GAAGCTGTGACTTCAAAGGGACTACGAGATGATACTACTTGCATAGTAGTTGACATACTACCTCCAGAAAAGTTAAGCCCTCCATTAAAGAGGCACGGAAAAGGAGGCATTAAAGCTTTGTTCCGTCAGAGGCCCTCTGATGAAATGTCTGAAGATCAGATGGATAGAGGGTGTTTAGAACCTGATGTTGTGGAGGAAATATATGAGGAGGGCTCTGCAATGCTTGCTCAAAG GTTGAATATGAATTATCCAGCAGGAAATATGTTCAAGCTGCATGATTGTGCTGTCTGCCAGTTGGAGATGAAACCTGGTGAGGGCATCTCTGTTCATGGTACCATGCCAAAGCATTCAAGAGTCGACCCCTGGGGAGGTCCCTTTCTCTGTTCCTCTTGTCAAGTGAAAAAGGAAGCCATGGAAGGGAAACTACATTCGAGAA ATTCGCAATCTGCTGTCAAGTCTGTGCCTAAGTAA